In Miscanthus floridulus cultivar M001 chromosome 8, ASM1932011v1, whole genome shotgun sequence, the sequence TGGAAAGGCTGTGATTGTTGGAGGTGGTTACATAGGGCTTGAGCTTAGCGCAGCCTTGAAAGTCAACAACTTTGATGTGACTATGGTGTACCCTGAACCCTGGTGCAGTAAGTCCCGTTAACCTGAAAGCTTATCACACATGTTCCATTCTCTGGAATTAATCTGAAACAATAACTGACTTTTTCTTTACATCTTGAACTCGATCTCTTGTAGTGCCCCGTCTCTTCACTGCTGGTATTGCTCATTTCTATGAGGGCTACTACACTAACAAAGGAATCAAGATTGTGAAGGGCACGGTTGCTGTTGGTTTCGACGCTGATGCCAACGGAGATGTGAGCACTGAACACTCTCCAGATTCAGTTTCGCGATGTGTGCTCTGAATGTTAACATTCACCTTAATGAATGCCAGGTCACCAAAGTGAAGTTGAAGAATGGAAGTGTTCTCGACGCTGATATTGTTATTGTTGGCGTCGGCGGCAGGCCATTGACGGGTCTCTTCAAAGGCCAACTTGATGAGGAGAAAGGTGGACTCAAGGTCAGTTCAATTCTTGCTTTTCTTTATTCAATTCAACATTGGCCATACTATTGCAGAATTGTCCAaatctctttctttcttttttttaaaaaagtccaCATCTCGATGAGCGTCTTAGTATGTGGCCTGCCTGATATTGTGCTAACATTTTTGTTTTGTCAGACCGATGCATTCTTCGAAACAAGTGTTGCCGGAGTATACGCCATCGGCGACGTGGCCACCTTCCCTCTGAAGCTCTACAACGAGCAGAGGAGGGTGGAGCACGTGGACCACGCCCGGAAGTCGGCCGAGCAGGCCGTGAGGGCGATCAAGGCGAAGGAGTCCGGCGAGTCGGTGGCTGAGTACGACTACCTGCCCTACTTCTACTCCCGGTCGTTCGACGTGGCGTGGCAGTTCTACGGCGACAACGTCGGCGACGACGTGCTGTTCGGCGACAACGACccggcctcggccaagcccaAGTTCGGCAGCTACTGGGTGAAGGACGGCAAGGTCGTCGGCGTGTTCCTCGAGGGCGGGTCGGCGGAGGAGAACCAGGCAATCGCCAGGGTCGCCAGGGCGCAGCCGCCGGTGGCCGACGTCCAGGTGCTCAAGGAGGAGGGGATCGAGTTCGCTGCCAAAATCTGAGCTCTTGGACAGGTTTAAAAAAAGAAGAGTGGTGTCAATTTTAGCTGATTTCTTGGCAATTCTACTTTTTGAGCTTTTGCTTCGTTATACTGTACTGTTTTCAGAATAGTTGTTAGTCCCTCCAATAATTTGGCCTTGTGATGTGACCACCGTGGGATGACGATCCTATTAATAATAATGTACGTATGTGATCTGTAGCGTCTCTGTTCATAGTAGTCTAATGGATCGCGATGGGCTGTACTATTTCATTCTCTTAAGTTCTAGCATGTTCGCTGGCTCGTAAACGATAGTAAATTTCTAgttaggaacagtgtttttctcttacaccaaaccaaccagcagtaaataatctacgatcgtttacgaccttCAAACTTCCAACTttaacactatgcaaaaagaagattccctgtcacattaaacttgcggtacatgtatggagtactaaatgtagatgaaatcaaaaactaattgtacagtttggttgaactttgcgagacgaatcttttgagcctaattagtcaatgtttagacaataattcacaaatacaaacaaaattgcTACAGTATTTGTCGTCACATCAAACCCTGTGCAAATGCTGAATCTGGctggaactaaacgcgccctaggcTGTGTTTGCCTCCCACTCCTaaatttatataatttttttttattattataacaCTCACGTCTCTGTACGATAattctaaactttagtccttaGTTTCAAACATGTCCATAGTCAGGTTGCTGGAGATTCGGACGATAGGAGGAATCATGGCCACGCTGAAAAAGCTGCTGGCAGGGGAGAGATTTTCGGAGCCGGATTCAGTAACTTGACGAAGCAACTTGACGACGTAACGTTATCTCAATCTCCACCCTCCAGCTGCATGTGATGGCTACAGGGTTCCCAATCCATCCAGCACTACCTTTTCAACCCACGCCAACAAAACGAGGACGGAAACCCACGGAGGCGGGAACGGCGCCGCATTGAGCCGCGACTCCCGCCAACGCGCTCCGCGCCGCTAGCTCTTCGTCGCGGTGAAATCCTCGCTGCCGCGCGCGCCCTTCCTCGCTGCTGCTGTGTTGCGCTCTCCTCGCCGCCGCACAGTTCTTCAGTTGCCTGGCCGCGCTGCGCCACCGCCCGTCGTCTGGTGCCCGGCCACGCCGTCCTCCGCGCCTCTCCGGGGAGGTGGAGGCTGCGCCGGCCGGGAGGAGACCCGCCCCAACTGTGGGAGTTCTCTCGCTCCGTGCTATATCCAGGTACGAGGTTCATACCCCCTGCAATGGAGATGTCCACGATTACAGTAGATTTCCTTTTGTTTTAGTGCCCTAGCATCCATGAATGCTTATCAATCTATCTCGTGTATCTACCAAAATGCAAAATGGAATGTAGCCACGTGTTTGAATGCCATTGAATTTGAGAATCCATGAACCACAAACgattattttgttgaatttcaTGTAAAGGATTATTAGGTGCTCTAGCTTGTTTCATATGTACTGTTGTgtctattatattatattatttgaaGTTTCTACAAAAATTTTAAATATTCTGGTTTGTCAATTATTTGGGTTATAGAACCAGTTGATGTGTGGGTTGGAGAACAAATTTGTGCAATTGTGAGTGCTGTCCAAGGCCATGGCAGAATTAAATAAGGGGGCTCCTAAAGTTGGTTTAAGGTTTAAAAGTGCAGATGAGGCTTGGCAATTTTGGGTGGCATATGGGGGTCACACAGGCTTTGATGTGAGGAAAAGATACACAAATGTAAGCACCTTTGATGGTAAGGTGACCTCATGCAGATTTGTTTGTTCCAACGAGGGCCTCCGAAGGAAAGGGCAAACAAATCATGTGAGAAAGTGCTTTAGAGCTGAAACAAGAACTGATTGCAAAGCTCGAATGAGCCTTATGTTGGATCGAGGTGCAGGAAATTATAAAGTCACTGAGGTTATGCTTGAACACAATCACCTTCTTCACTTGCCAGAAACTCGACACTTGATGGCATCGCAGAGAAAAATTTTAGAATTGCAAGCTTTTCAAATAGAGACTGCGGATGATTCTGGAATTAGACCAAAACCTGCACATGAGTTGGCTAGTCGTCAAGTTGGTGGACCACTTAACCTTAACTACACTTGCCGTGATCGCAAAAATTACCTGCAAAGCAAACGGCAGAGGGATTTGGCTTATGGACAGGCTGGAAGTATGTTGAAGTATTTTCATGacaaagttgctcaaaatccatcATTTCAATATGCTTTGCAGTTAGATTGTGAGGAGCATATAACCAACATATTTTGGGCTGATGCAAAGATGATTCTTGACTATGCACACTTTGGTGATGTGGTTACATTTGACACTACTTTTGGCACCAACAAAGAGTATAGGCCTTTTGGTGTTTTTCTCGGGCTAAATCAGTTTAGAGAAACCACTGTTTTTGGCGCTGCACTTCTATTTGATGAAACAGAGGACTCATTTATATGGCTTTTTCAAACTTTCTTAGCTGCACATAATGGAAAGCAACCTAGAACTATCTATAAGGATCAAGATGCAGCAATGGGAAAGGCTATTTACAAAGTATTTATAGAATCATATCATGGGCTGTGTACCTTTCACATAATGCAGAATTGTGTCAAGCATTTATCTTCAGTGAAGGACAAAGATGGAGGTACAatggaaggagaaggagaaggagaagaaggcgaAGGTGAAGGTGAAGGTGAAGGCGAAGATGAAGAAACTCACATTCTATCTGATTTTAGTGCTTGTATGTATGGCTATGAGGACGAGGCAGAATTTCAAGAAGCATTTGACATTATGAGATCTAAAGTGCATAAGCAAACTTGGGAAAAGGTGAAGGCGAAGGTGAAGGTGAAGGCGAAGATGAAGAAACTCCAGTTATTTTTGAAGCTTTCCAAAGTGAATATGAAAGATCCATGGCTGCATGTAGCAGATTATTAGATGCTGATAAATATGCTATTGCTATTGGGAGATTCCATGGTGATTTACAATTTGAGCAAGAGCGCATAGTGATAGGTGATCATTTGAACCAAACAACTTCATGTAGTTGTGGAATGTTCAGTAGGACTGGAATATTGTGTGCACATGGTCTAAAAGTTCTTGATTTGATGAATATCAAGATATTGCCAACACATTATTTGTTAAAGAGATGGACTAAAGCAGCACACGACGGGAGTGTACGAGATAAGGAAGGAAGGAATGTGGTAGCAAATCTAATGCTAGAATCTCAACTTCGCTACAAGAGGATGTCTCATAAATTTCTCAATTTGGCACATAAAGCAGCCCACTCTCCAGAATGTTGTTTGATGATAGAAAATGCACTTGATTGCCTTGGTACACAGCTAGAGGATAAACTCAATTTATCTACTTCTACTATGAGCAACCCATGCAATGACCAAGAAAATGTTGAACCAAATGTCCAGCAAGGAGATGACTTGCTTCGTGCTGCACATTTGAAGGAAAAGGAGGTCGAATCCAAAAATTCAAGGAGAAAAAAAATTGGCTTGATAAATTCAACAAGGGGAAGCGCAAGCCAACAAAAAAAGGAGCAAAGGTATGTTAGAAACTTTATAGTGTGCAGCCCatatatgctactgtaatttatTTCTTAACTTAATTAAATTGTCATTgccagaaacaaaaaaaaagtgacGGAGTGCAACCCCAAGTAGAAGTGCAAAATGGTGATTGCAACAAAGGAGCAATTGTGGAGCTTCAAGAATGCAATGTTATTGACAGTTTGAGAAGTTTTACCCAGCTGATAGCAGCTCCAACTTATGATGGTGGTATTCTTAATGATCATGGTCTATTCTAGTATGCACATGTTAGTTAGATAGTCTTTTGGATAGGGCTGACTATAGTCTTTTGTGGCTTAATTGTATAAGTGAAATGGCCTAACTGTAGTCTTTTGTGGCCTAATTGTATAAGTGAAATGGCCTAACTGTCTTTTGTGGCCTAGCTAAGTAGGCATGTATTTGTGCTTTGAACCTAGATCTTCCAAAGTGGAAAATGCTAAGTTCTACTAATGATTATAGTATG encodes:
- the LOC136477026 gene encoding monodehydroascorbate reductase 4, cytosolic, with amino-acid sequence MARHFKYVILGGGVAAGYAAREFAKQGVNPGELAIISKEPVAPYERPALSKGYLFPQNAARLPGFHTCVGNGGERLLPEWYSEKGIELILGTEIVKADLASKTLTSASGETFTYDTLLIATGSSVIKLTDFGVQGAESNNILYLRDIADADKLVAAMQAKKDGKAVIVGGGYIGLELSAALKVNNFDVTMVYPEPWCMPRLFTAGIAHFYEGYYTNKGIKIVKGTVAVGFDADANGDVTKVKLKNGSVLDADIVIVGVGGRPLTGLFKGQLDEEKGGLKTDAFFETSVAGVYAIGDVATFPLKLYNEQRRVEHVDHARKSAEQAVRAIKAKESGESVAEYDYLPYFYSRSFDVAWQFYGDNVGDDVLFGDNDPASAKPKFGSYWVKDGKVVGVFLEGGSAEENQAIARVARAQPPVADVQVLKEEGIEFAAKI